One Bacteroidales bacterium genomic window carries:
- a CDS encoding phenylpyruvate tautomerase MIF-related protein: MPYLKIKTNQKLNAGDELIANLSKLVAEMLHKPEKYVMIDVEDQRQMLFGGTDAPLIYCELKSIGLPREQTSDLSARLTGFLTEATHVPANRIYIEFVDAPRDLWGWNGGIF, translated from the coding sequence ATGCCTTATCTAAAAATTAAAACCAACCAAAAGCTGAATGCCGGCGATGAGCTTATCGCAAACCTTTCGAAATTGGTAGCTGAGATGCTTCACAAGCCGGAAAAATATGTGATGATTGATGTGGAAGATCAGCGGCAGATGCTTTTTGGAGGCACCGATGCACCGTTGATTTATTGCGAGCTGAAAAGCATCGGCTTGCCCCGCGAACAAACTTCTGATCTGTCGGCGCGTCTCACCGGCTTTCTTACCGAAGCCACCCATGTTCCGGCAAATCGGATCTATATCGAATTTGTGGATGCACCCCGCGACCTGTGGGGCTGGAATGGCGGCATTTTTTGA
- a CDS encoding HDIG domain-containing protein — protein sequence MSRIWNFISQHYSIFYKVFLFLGSLVILVSFFPKEAKFKYEYTRGRPWQHEDLIAPFDFPILKAPEEAEKERNEIMANRELFFDFNMQKSEIIRSEFIDNFNNYWVLKYGPSATNLNLKQASLERALKILSSTLNRGIIQTIPAIENKPPDYQITLIINNTAEKVRLGDLYTIHTAYEKIKNMLAQSEGVDQELLKQLLEESMTQNVSYNESMTRKELQNYLSQISSTRGMVQEGERIISKGELTNKNKFQVLESLRQEYEARLGQDSNYYLILAGQVLLVAISLMVLVFFLYFFRRDVLRDNKKVILILLVLILMVFLTSVALRIDPQFIYLVPLCIGTILIRVFFDTRLALYVYLIMIILIGFLVPNSFQFLFMELIAGIITIFSIVNLQKRSQFLFTAVVVFLSYAAIYTGLNLIQEGNFSTIRPVDYAMFGGSALLILIAYPLIYLFERMFSLVTDVTLLELSDTNSKLLRELSMRAPGTFQHSLQVANLAEECIYEIGGDALITRTGALYHDIGKMNHPMYFIENQVTGVNPHDELTYEESARIIIDHVIDGIEKAKKAKLPEQIIDFIRTHHGNSKVGYFYTMQQKENPDEKVDPRRFTYPGPIPFSKETSVVMMSDSVEAAARSMKIIDEVTINNLVENIINKQVESGQFINSNITLRDINKTKKILKKKLMNIYHIRIEYPK from the coding sequence ATGAGCAGAATCTGGAACTTCATCAGTCAGCATTATTCGATATTTTACAAGGTTTTTCTTTTTCTGGGAAGCCTCGTGATACTGGTTTCCTTTTTTCCGAAAGAGGCCAAATTCAAATATGAATACACCAGAGGACGTCCGTGGCAGCACGAAGATCTGATAGCGCCTTTCGACTTCCCAATACTCAAAGCGCCCGAGGAAGCCGAAAAAGAGCGCAACGAAATTATGGCCAATCGGGAGCTGTTTTTCGATTTTAATATGCAGAAAAGTGAAATCATCCGCAGCGAGTTTATCGATAATTTCAACAACTATTGGGTGCTTAAATACGGGCCATCTGCTACCAACCTTAATTTGAAGCAGGCTTCGCTCGAACGCGCGCTTAAAATCCTTTCCTCTACGCTCAACCGTGGCATCATACAAACCATACCTGCCATCGAAAATAAGCCACCCGATTATCAAATCACGCTCATCATCAACAATACGGCTGAGAAGGTGCGTCTGGGCGATCTTTACACCATCCATACAGCATACGAGAAAATTAAAAATATGCTGGCGCAATCCGAGGGCGTCGACCAAGAGCTGCTCAAACAGCTGCTCGAAGAGTCGATGACGCAAAACGTTTCTTACAACGAATCGATGACCCGGAAAGAGCTGCAGAATTATCTGAGTCAGATATCTTCTACACGTGGCATGGTGCAGGAGGGCGAGCGCATTATTTCGAAGGGAGAGCTTACCAACAAAAATAAGTTCCAAGTGCTCGAATCGCTGCGCCAGGAGTACGAGGCACGGCTGGGGCAGGACAGCAATTATTACCTCATCCTTGCCGGGCAGGTGCTGCTGGTGGCCATTTCGCTGATGGTGCTGGTGTTTTTCCTTTACTTCTTCCGCCGCGACGTACTGCGCGACAACAAAAAGGTGATCCTGATATTGCTGGTGCTCATCCTTATGGTATTCCTCACCAGCGTGGCACTGCGCATCGACCCACAGTTTATTTACCTGGTGCCCTTGTGTATCGGCACCATTCTCATCCGTGTTTTTTTCGATACACGGCTGGCGTTGTACGTTTATCTAATTATGATCATCCTTATCGGATTTCTGGTTCCCAATAGTTTCCAGTTTTTGTTTATGGAACTCATTGCCGGGATCATCACCATTTTCAGTATTGTTAATCTACAAAAACGGTCGCAGTTTCTGTTTACGGCCGTTGTGGTTTTTCTTTCCTACGCGGCCATTTATACAGGGCTCAATCTGATACAGGAAGGAAATTTCTCGACCATACGCCCGGTGGATTATGCCATGTTTGGCGGCAGCGCGCTGCTCATTTTGATAGCTTACCCGCTCATTTATCTCTTCGAACGCATGTTTTCGCTGGTCACCGACGTAACGTTGCTGGAGCTTTCGGATACTAACAGCAAATTGCTGCGCGAGCTTAGCATGCGCGCTCCGGGTACGTTTCAGCATTCGCTGCAGGTAGCCAATCTGGCCGAAGAGTGTATTTACGAAATTGGTGGCGACGCGCTAATCACACGAACAGGAGCTTTGTATCATGATATTGGTAAGATGAATCATCCGATGTATTTTATCGAAAATCAGGTGACGGGTGTCAATCCGCACGACGAGCTTACCTACGAAGAGAGCGCCCGTATCATTATTGATCACGTAATTGATGGCATCGAAAAAGCAAAAAAAGCCAAGCTGCCCGAGCAGATCATCGACTTTATCCGCACCCATCACGGAAATAGTAAAGTGGGATATTTCTACACCATGCAGCAAAAAGAAAATCCCGACGAAAAGGTCGACCCGCGCCGCTTTACCTATCCCGGCCCGATACCTTTTAGCAAAGAAACCAGCGTGGTGATGATGTCGGATTCGGTGGAAGCCGCCGCACGCAGTATGAAAATTATCGACGAGGTGACCATCAACAATCTGGTGGAAAACATCATCAACAAACAGGTGGAATCCGGCCAGTTTATCAATTCCAACATCACACTGCGCGACATCAACAAGACGAAGAAAATTTTGAAAAAGAAGCTGATGAACATTTATCACATCCGCATCGAATATCCGAAATAG
- a CDS encoding C40 family peptidase, translated as METFGFCNLSCVPLRAAASHRSEMVSQLLFGDTFEIMGTEDSWLAVQCSHDDYQGFIDERQCLLISDKEYHHLQKAHDKYSTNAASYVTDQAGNRTGIFPCANMRGFRGGKLTLGTTTFSFDEPIQKPAHPASGDNLIATAQVYLNAPYLWGGRSMAGIDCSGLTQNVFKQNGIALHRDASMQATQGETIHLIWEAQPGDLAFFDNADGEITHVGIIAGEGTIIHASGFVRLNDIDHQGIFDSKIRKYTHNLRIIKRNV; from the coding sequence ATGGAAACTTTTGGATTTTGCAATCTGAGCTGTGTGCCGTTGCGCGCTGCAGCCAGCCATCGCAGCGAGATGGTGAGCCAGTTGCTTTTTGGCGACACCTTTGAAATTATGGGCACCGAAGACTCCTGGCTGGCGGTGCAATGTAGCCACGACGATTATCAGGGATTTATTGATGAGCGGCAATGTTTGCTGATCTCTGACAAAGAGTATCATCATCTGCAGAAAGCTCACGATAAGTATTCTACTAATGCTGCAAGTTATGTCACCGACCAGGCGGGCAATCGTACAGGCATTTTTCCGTGTGCAAATATGCGAGGCTTTCGGGGTGGGAAGTTAACATTGGGCACTACTACATTTTCTTTTGATGAACCCATACAAAAACCTGCTCATCCGGCTAGCGGCGATAATCTGATAGCTACGGCACAGGTGTACCTCAACGCTCCGTACTTGTGGGGCGGACGCTCGATGGCAGGCATCGACTGCTCGGGACTGACGCAAAACGTTTTTAAACAAAACGGAATTGCGCTCCACCGCGATGCTTCTATGCAAGCTACCCAAGGCGAAACGATACATCTGATATGGGAAGCGCAGCCCGGCGACCTGGCTTTTTTTGATAATGCCGATGGCGAGATAACGCACGTCGGAATCATCGCCGGCGAAGGAACCATCATCCACGCTTCCGGCTTTGTTCGCCTCAACGACATCGACCACCAGGGCATCTTCGACAGCAAAATCAGAAAATATACCCACAACCTGAGGATTATCAAGAGGAATGTTTAA
- a CDS encoding thioredoxin produces the protein MTLQTNLQHITSADQFRKILTENNNVMICCGRMGPMCTPVYQTMKKLEGEYNHVAFYDFLFDHPDAHLIKSLPECKSFMGLPFTVYYKNGEVTAATTSIQNEGQIRQVLDAQFGG, from the coding sequence ATGACACTACAAACCAATTTACAACACATAACCTCAGCCGATCAATTTCGAAAAATCCTGACCGAAAATAACAATGTGATGATTTGCTGCGGTCGCATGGGGCCCATGTGCACACCGGTGTACCAAACCATGAAAAAACTTGAAGGCGAATACAATCACGTAGCTTTTTATGATTTCCTGTTCGATCATCCCGATGCACATCTTATCAAAAGCCTGCCTGAATGTAAGAGCTTCATGGGATTGCCTTTTACGGTTTATTACAAAAATGGTGAAGTAACCGCAGCCACCACCAGCATACAAAACGAAGGGCAGATTCGCCAGGTGCTCGACGCACAATTTGGCGGATAG
- a CDS encoding carboxypeptidase regulatory-like domain-containing protein, whose amino-acid sequence MKRSLLNLMFTLALVFAAQTLFGQVTTSAMNGRVMDTNKELLPGATVIAIHQPSGTQYGTITSGEGYFNLTGMRAGGPYSVEVSFVGYSKETYSDITLFLGQTFVLNAVLKEGLELGEVMVVGKKASAFQTDKTGATTNISNQELTRMPSISRSIQDITRISPYANGMGFAGGDGRSTNFTVDGANFNNNFGLGPNLPGGGNPISLDAIEEVQVVVAPFDIRQTNFIGGGINAITKSGTNQFRGSAYAYLKNQDMRGNRIGDVDFGERDKESTKTYGLTLGGPIIKNKLFFFVNGEYEINPGQVVTWRPSEDGVMNTDLMLSRTSKEDLESVRQHLISKYGYDPGSYNSFPADENNKKLMARIDWNINKSHKMSVRYNYTKNQAWYPTNGNSTDAGFRNRSMNRISQYSMAFSNSIYSQDNTVNSIALDLNSRFSNKVSNQFLATYTKIEDMRGSESSPFPFIDIMNGVNPDGSQILEPYMSAGYELFTWNNGVNNNILNIVDNVNLYLNNHKITIGAGFEHQMANNSYMRNGTGYYRYASVDDFLNEAAPRDFSITYGYAGEKNPAAEVAFNQFSIYAQDEWNINRNFKLSYGIRADYLVYDDENILRNNAIYDLNFSDPVLDENNNPVLDDEGNQVFKNGGNKIDTGVWPDAKVQISPRVGFTWDVMGDQSLKLRGGTGLFAGRLPLVFFTNMPTNSGMVQGSYSAVTKYDSDGNVTSADPNLELLAGGMITDVDEMIRILGLQNTITPEDGALPRDINAVDPDFKMPQVWKTSLALDYEIPVSFPLSVTVEGIFTKTLNDVMLKNYDLKEPDDTWQRFSGADDRYFYPAKADLTYNGRNAYVLSNTSDGWGAIGNISIFAEPAKDLNLMAAYTFTESKEISGMPGSNAASAYTGLIEIDGPHLPLNQRSQYVVPSKVIASASWKIPWGNNALKSGTIVNLFYSGFTPYGNSFTYTNDMNGDGIATDLIYIPNGKGEINFVSAEDENAFFNFVDQDKYLSNHKGEYAEAYAARAPWVNRFDLRIAREYYFKVAGQTNTLQFSLDCLNFGNILNSEWGVYQTDYGSNNGQILKYEGKDADNVPSFSMVKVDGEYPTETYSPHYNRTQVWQLQIGVRYIF is encoded by the coding sequence ATGAAAAGATCATTACTTAACTTGATGTTTACGCTGGCTCTGGTGTTCGCCGCGCAAACTCTATTTGGGCAGGTGACTACCTCAGCCATGAATGGGCGAGTTATGGACACTAACAAAGAATTGCTTCCGGGGGCTACTGTGATTGCCATCCACCAGCCATCAGGAACACAGTATGGCACCATCACCAGTGGTGAAGGCTATTTCAACCTAACTGGTATGAGAGCCGGTGGCCCATATTCAGTGGAAGTATCTTTCGTGGGATATTCCAAAGAGACTTATTCGGACATCACTTTGTTCTTAGGGCAAACTTTTGTTCTGAATGCTGTTCTAAAAGAGGGACTAGAACTAGGCGAAGTTATGGTTGTGGGCAAGAAAGCATCTGCATTCCAAACTGATAAAACAGGTGCCACCACCAACATCTCAAATCAAGAATTGACCAGAATGCCCTCCATCAGTCGAAGCATCCAGGACATTACGCGTATTTCACCTTATGCTAACGGGATGGGCTTTGCCGGTGGAGATGGTAGGTCTACCAACTTTACGGTGGATGGTGCTAATTTCAACAACAACTTCGGCTTAGGCCCCAACCTTCCCGGAGGAGGCAACCCCATTTCATTGGATGCTATCGAGGAAGTTCAGGTTGTAGTTGCTCCTTTCGACATCCGCCAAACCAACTTCATTGGTGGTGGTATCAACGCAATTACAAAATCGGGAACCAACCAATTCAGAGGATCTGCCTACGCCTACCTCAAAAACCAGGATATGCGTGGCAACAGGATTGGTGATGTTGACTTTGGAGAACGCGATAAAGAATCCACAAAAACTTATGGCCTCACATTGGGTGGTCCAATCATTAAAAACAAACTATTCTTTTTTGTAAACGGGGAATACGAAATCAACCCCGGTCAGGTTGTTACCTGGCGACCTTCTGAAGATGGCGTCATGAACACCGACCTCATGCTGTCGCGCACCAGCAAAGAAGACTTGGAATCGGTAAGACAACATCTGATTTCAAAATACGGTTATGATCCTGGTTCATACAATAGTTTCCCCGCTGATGAGAACAACAAAAAACTCATGGCCCGCATCGACTGGAATATCAATAAATCTCACAAGATGAGTGTCAGATATAACTACACTAAAAATCAAGCATGGTATCCAACAAATGGAAACTCAACAGATGCTGGCTTCCGTAACCGTTCGATGAACCGAATTTCACAATATTCGATGGCCTTCTCCAACTCCATTTATTCACAAGACAATACCGTTAACTCTATCGCGCTTGATTTGAACAGTCGTTTTTCAAACAAGGTTTCGAACCAGTTCCTGGCCACCTACACAAAAATTGAAGATATGCGTGGATCAGAATCAAGCCCGTTCCCTTTTATCGACATCATGAATGGTGTTAATCCTGATGGCAGTCAGATTCTTGAGCCATACATGTCGGCAGGTTATGAATTGTTTACCTGGAACAACGGAGTAAACAACAATATTTTAAATATCGTTGATAACGTAAACCTCTATTTAAACAATCATAAAATTACCATCGGAGCAGGTTTTGAACATCAGATGGCAAACAACTCCTATATGCGCAACGGAACCGGTTACTACCGTTATGCAAGCGTTGATGATTTCCTGAACGAGGCCGCTCCCAGGGATTTTTCGATTACTTATGGTTACGCAGGAGAGAAAAACCCTGCTGCTGAAGTTGCATTCAACCAGTTTAGTATCTATGCCCAGGATGAGTGGAACATCAATCGGAATTTCAAATTATCTTATGGTATTCGTGCCGATTACCTGGTCTATGATGACGAGAACATCTTAAGAAACAATGCAATTTATGATCTAAACTTTTCAGACCCGGTTTTAGATGAAAATAACAATCCGGTTCTTGACGACGAGGGTAATCAAGTTTTTAAAAATGGTGGTAATAAAATTGATACAGGTGTATGGCCCGACGCAAAAGTCCAGATTTCACCAAGGGTTGGTTTCACCTGGGATGTAATGGGTGATCAATCATTGAAGCTGCGCGGTGGTACAGGTTTGTTTGCCGGCAGATTGCCCCTGGTTTTCTTTACCAATATGCCCACCAACTCAGGCATGGTACAAGGCAGTTATTCTGCTGTAACAAAGTATGATTCTGATGGTAACGTCACGAGTGCTGATCCTAATCTTGAATTACTGGCCGGAGGCATGATTACTGATGTAGATGAAATGATTCGGATATTAGGATTACAGAACACCATTACCCCTGAAGACGGTGCACTTCCACGCGATATTAATGCCGTTGACCCTGACTTTAAGATGCCTCAGGTATGGAAAACTTCATTGGCTTTAGATTATGAAATTCCGGTTTCTTTCCCATTATCGGTAACAGTGGAAGGTATCTTTACCAAGACCCTCAATGATGTAATGTTAAAAAACTACGACCTTAAAGAACCTGATGATACCTGGCAACGATTCAGCGGTGCAGATGACCGGTATTTTTATCCTGCCAAAGCTGATTTGACATACAATGGAAGAAATGCATATGTTCTTTCGAATACCAGTGATGGATGGGGTGCAATTGGCAATATTTCTATCTTCGCCGAACCTGCAAAAGATCTGAACCTGATGGCTGCTTACACCTTCACTGAATCAAAAGAAATTTCAGGCATGCCGGGTAGCAACGCAGCATCTGCTTATACAGGTCTCATCGAAATTGATGGCCCGCATCTTCCTTTGAACCAACGCTCACAATATGTTGTTCCATCCAAAGTAATTGCTTCTGCTTCCTGGAAAATTCCCTGGGGAAACAATGCCTTAAAATCTGGTACAATCGTTAACTTGTTCTATTCCGGCTTTACACCTTACGGCAATAGCTTTACTTACACAAATGACATGAATGGCGATGGCATTGCAACTGATTTGATTTACATCCCAAATGGAAAAGGTGAAATAAATTTTGTTAGCGCAGAAGACGAAAATGCTTTCTTCAATTTTGTAGATCAGGACAAATACCTTAGTAACCACAAAGGCGAATATGCTGAGGCATACGCTGCACGTGCTCCCTGGGTAAACAGGTTCGACTTACGTATTGCACGCGAGTATTATTTTAAGGTAGCCGGACAAACAAACACCTTGCAATTTAGCCTTGACTGCTTAAACTTTGGCAACATTCTAAACAGCGAATGGGGCGTTTACCAGACAGATTACGGATCGAATAATGGTCAAATTTTAAAGTATGAAGGCAAGGATGCAGACAACGTTCCAAGCTTCTCAATGGTAAAAGTTGACGGTGAATATCCAACAGAAACCTATTCTCCCCATTATAATCGCACTCAAGTTTGGCAACTCCAGATTGGGGTAAGATATATCTTCTAA
- a CDS encoding ectonucleotide pyrophosphatase/phosphodiesterase, with protein MKKQVILLLLILPVFFASCNRSSTKPEDTYLVVLSMDGVRWDYNQKAHTPTFDSLAAAGVKAERMIPSFPTKTFPNHFTLATGLYPDHHGIVLNGFYDPEKERYYRMKDPVSRDDGTFYGGEPVWNTAQKYGLRSATLFWVGSEADVQGQHPSIWMPYEHNMPYTARIDTVLAWLQLPEAQRPQLVMWYVDEPDGCGHRYGPDSPQIVETMEHLDSLLGIFMRGISRLPHHDKINVIVLSDHGMAEIDGSRAVVLSDYIDTTWIAEAQGGNPVWVLQAANGFHDSVAAGLAKVPHISWWPSGQVPERLHYGTNSRTLDFVVAADSSWSVGYKIARNYYGGTHGYDNANADMHTIFYAAGPAFRNDGFVNPPFANVSVYPLMCRVLGIEPAPNDGNLDEVAGMLK; from the coding sequence ATGAAAAAACAAGTAATTCTGCTGCTACTCATTCTGCCAGTGTTTTTTGCATCGTGCAATCGCAGTAGCACCAAACCGGAAGATACTTATCTCGTCGTTCTCTCCATGGACGGCGTCAGGTGGGACTACAATCAAAAGGCTCATACGCCCACATTCGATAGTCTAGCGGCAGCAGGTGTAAAAGCCGAAAGGATGATTCCATCGTTTCCTACCAAGACATTTCCAAACCACTTTACGCTGGCCACCGGGCTTTATCCCGATCATCACGGCATCGTTCTCAACGGCTTTTACGATCCGGAGAAAGAGCGCTATTACCGTATGAAAGACCCTGTGTCGCGCGACGATGGCACTTTTTATGGCGGCGAGCCTGTTTGGAATACCGCCCAAAAGTACGGATTGCGCTCGGCCACCCTCTTCTGGGTAGGCTCCGAAGCCGATGTGCAGGGGCAGCACCCCAGCATCTGGATGCCTTACGAGCACAACATGCCCTACACTGCGCGCATCGACACGGTACTAGCCTGGCTGCAACTGCCCGAAGCGCAGCGCCCACAACTGGTGATGTGGTATGTGGATGAACCTGACGGCTGTGGCCACAGATATGGCCCCGACAGCCCGCAGATCGTCGAAACGATGGAACACCTCGATTCCCTTCTGGGGATTTTTATGCGCGGTATTTCCAGACTGCCTCACCACGATAAAATAAATGTGATTGTTCTTTCTGATCATGGAATGGCCGAAATCGACGGCAGCAGAGCTGTGGTACTTTCCGATTACATCGACACCACCTGGATAGCTGAAGCACAAGGCGGCAACCCGGTTTGGGTTTTACAAGCTGCTAATGGATTTCACGACTCGGTGGCGGCTGGTCTGGCCAAAGTTCCACACATCAGTTGGTGGCCTTCAGGTCAGGTTCCCGAAAGGCTTCATTACGGCACCAATTCGCGCACACTCGACTTTGTGGTGGCTGCCGACAGCAGTTGGAGCGTGGGCTACAAAATCGCCCGCAACTATTATGGTGGCACCCACGGCTACGACAATGCCAACGCCGACATGCACACTATTTTCTATGCTGCCGGTCCAGCTTTCCGCAACGATGGTTTTGTGAATCCGCCCTTCGCCAACGTATCGGTCTATCCACTCATGTGCCGCGTGCTGGGAATAGAACCGGCCCCCAACGATGGCAACCTCGACGAAGTGGCTGGGATGCTGAAGTGA
- a CDS encoding Maf family nucleotide pyrophosphatase: protein MSLSKKIVLASSSPRRQQLLAEMGYEFTVRLAKVDESFPENLQGAEVASFLCKKKAMAFAEKELLQDEIIITADTIVCLNDKILNKPGNRDEAIGMLQMLSGQKHEVITGICLRSIGKIKAFTDCTEVYFKELSAETIEHYVDHYKPYDKAGSYGIQEWIGLVGIAKIDGSYFNVMGLPTARLKEELEEFVLS, encoded by the coding sequence GTGAGCCTTTCCAAAAAAATTGTCCTTGCCTCTTCCTCACCACGTCGTCAGCAGCTGCTGGCTGAGATGGGATATGAATTTACGGTGCGTCTTGCAAAAGTGGATGAAAGTTTCCCGGAGAATCTACAAGGCGCAGAGGTGGCTTCGTTTCTTTGTAAAAAAAAAGCAATGGCATTCGCCGAAAAAGAGCTGCTTCAGGATGAAATCATCATCACCGCCGACACCATCGTTTGCCTGAATGATAAAATTCTTAATAAGCCCGGGAATCGCGATGAAGCGATTGGCATGCTGCAGATGCTCTCCGGGCAAAAGCATGAAGTGATCACAGGTATTTGTTTGCGCAGCATCGGCAAAATCAAAGCTTTCACAGATTGTACCGAGGTGTATTTTAAAGAGTTGTCAGCAGAAACCATCGAACACTATGTCGATCATTACAAACCCTACGACAAAGCGGGTAGCTATGGCATTCAGGAATGGATTGGCCTGGTAGGCATTGCAAAAATTGATGGCTCCTACTTTAACGTGATGGGGCTTCCGACGGCGCGGCTCAAAGAGGAGCTGGAGGAATTTGTATTATCATGA
- a CDS encoding DUF502 domain-containing protein, whose protein sequence is MKTRNTFRRLLNYFFQGLLFLGPLAVTIYAVKITFLWIDGLLYKHIEGLLGLEIPGLGLVTLLLFITLIGFLGSLFFFKPFLTYLDRIISRMPLIKIIYTSVKDLMSAFVGNKRRFNQPVLVRIGGSDSLEKIGFITNEDLSELGITDGRIAVYLPHSYAWSGNLFIVPVENVTRIDASATDVMKYIISAGVTKL, encoded by the coding sequence ATGAAGACACGCAACACTTTCAGGCGCCTGCTCAATTATTTCTTCCAGGGTTTACTTTTTCTGGGTCCACTGGCCGTGACAATTTACGCGGTAAAGATTACCTTTTTATGGATTGACGGGCTACTTTACAAACATATCGAGGGACTTCTGGGGCTGGAAATACCCGGACTTGGCTTGGTGACACTGCTGCTCTTCATCACGCTGATAGGATTTCTGGGGAGTTTGTTTTTCTTCAAACCTTTCCTCACCTATCTCGACAGGATAATCAGCCGAATGCCGCTGATCAAAATCATTTATACTTCTGTGAAGGATTTGATGTCGGCATTTGTGGGCAACAAACGCCGCTTTAACCAGCCCGTGCTGGTGCGTATCGGTGGCAGCGACTCGCTCGAAAAAATTGGTTTTATCACCAACGAAGACCTTTCGGAGCTGGGCATCACCGACGGCAGAATAGCCGTTTATCTGCCACATTCTTACGCCTGGTCGGGAAATCTGTTTATTGTGCCTGTCGAAAATGTTACGCGCATCGATGCTTCGGCGACCGATGTGATGAAATATATTATCTCGGCAGGAGTTACCAAATTATAA
- the surE gene encoding 5'/3'-nucleotidase SurE: MKHSIKKPLILVTNDDGINAPGIRTLIRIMRTLGDVVVVAPDRPRSAQSHSITVSQPLRLKLIEEAEGYREFSCNGTPVDCVKLGTKIVLRGNPDLLVSGINHGSNASINVLYSGTMAAVIEGSIDIIPSIGFSLNDYSAKAIFEHAEEHIRQIALQVLERGLPNGVSLNVNIPKISEEPIKGALVCRQARGTWVEEFDERIDPRGQDYYWITGVFSNADNDEGTDIRAMENNYIAVVPTQFDFTAANSMKLIGEFDFEPKKVNNKQHQPVRSING, encoded by the coding sequence ATGAAACATTCAATAAAAAAACCACTGATACTTGTTACCAACGATGATGGCATCAACGCCCCCGGCATCCGTACATTAATACGAATAATGCGCACACTGGGTGATGTGGTGGTGGTTGCCCCCGACCGTCCGCGTTCGGCGCAAAGCCATTCCATTACCGTTTCACAGCCATTGCGTTTAAAACTGATAGAAGAAGCCGAGGGATACCGCGAGTTTAGCTGCAACGGCACTCCGGTAGATTGCGTAAAGCTGGGCACCAAAATCGTTTTGCGCGGAAATCCTGACTTGCTGGTGTCGGGCATCAACCACGGCTCCAACGCCTCCATCAACGTACTTTATTCCGGCACCATGGCTGCTGTGATAGAAGGATCGATAGACATAATCCCTTCCATCGGTTTCTCGCTGAACGATTATTCGGCGAAAGCCATCTTTGAACATGCCGAAGAACATATCCGCCAGATTGCACTCCAGGTGCTGGAGCGCGGACTTCCCAATGGCGTTAGTCTGAACGTGAACATCCCCAAAATTTCTGAGGAGCCAATAAAAGGAGCGCTGGTTTGTCGTCAGGCTCGCGGAACGTGGGTTGAAGAATTCGACGAGCGGATCGACCCGCGCGGACAAGACTACTATTGGATAACAGGCGTATTCAGCAATGCCGACAACGACGAAGGCACCGACATCCGCGCCATGGAAAACAACTACATCGCCGTGGTACCAACGCAATTCGACTTTACCGCCGCTAACTCTATGAAACTTATCGGCGAGTTTGATTTTGAACCCAAAAAAGTTAACAACAAACAGCATCAACCTGTCCGATCGATCAACGGCTGA